One window of Neptuniibacter halophilus genomic DNA carries:
- a CDS encoding CmpA/NrtA family ABC transporter substrate-binding protein, translated as MLKKKTALLSKVISGAVLAASLVTLPAWAEIGEPEKEDLKFGFIKLTDMAPLAIAYEKGFFEDEGLYVTLEAQANWKVLLDRVIDGQLDGAHMLAGQPLGATIGFGTQSHIITAFSMDLNGNAITVSNDIWDQMKPNIPKQADGKPVHPIKADALKPVVEKYKSEGKPFNMGMVFPVSTHNYELRYWLAAGGIHPGYYAPHKGDTSGTIDADALLSVTPPPQMPATMEAGTIYGYCVGEPWNQQAVFKGIGVPVVTDYEIWKDNPEKVFGVSKSWADENPNTHLRVVKAMIRAAKWLDDNNNSNRPEAVKILSQPNYVGADEKVIANSMTGTFEYEKGDKRAVPDFNVFFRYNATYPYYSDAIWYLTQMRRWGQIAEPKSDDWFMDIAKKVYRPDIYAEAAKELIAEGKMSADMFPDFNTEDGFREPQTHFIDGITYDGKQPNAYLKKFQIGLKPEQKI; from the coding sequence ATGCTCAAGAAGAAGACGGCTCTACTCAGTAAAGTAATCAGCGGTGCAGTTCTGGCGGCCTCTCTGGTCACACTGCCAGCCTGGGCGGAGATCGGCGAGCCTGAGAAAGAGGACCTGAAGTTCGGCTTTATTAAGCTGACTGATATGGCACCTCTGGCCATCGCCTATGAAAAAGGGTTCTTCGAGGACGAAGGCCTGTACGTGACACTGGAAGCGCAGGCAAACTGGAAAGTTCTTCTCGACCGGGTTATCGATGGTCAGTTGGATGGCGCACACATGCTGGCCGGTCAGCCACTGGGAGCCACCATCGGTTTTGGTACTCAGTCGCATATCATCACCGCTTTCAGCATGGACCTGAACGGTAACGCGATCACCGTTTCCAACGACATCTGGGATCAGATGAAACCTAACATTCCGAAACAGGCAGACGGCAAACCGGTTCATCCGATCAAAGCCGATGCGCTGAAGCCGGTTGTAGAGAAGTACAAGTCAGAAGGCAAGCCGTTCAATATGGGCATGGTGTTCCCGGTATCCACCCACAACTATGAGCTGCGCTACTGGCTGGCAGCGGGTGGTATTCACCCGGGCTACTATGCGCCACATAAAGGCGATACCTCCGGCACCATCGATGCCGACGCACTGCTCTCTGTAACCCCACCGCCGCAGATGCCCGCGACAATGGAAGCCGGCACCATCTACGGCTACTGCGTAGGTGAGCCATGGAACCAGCAGGCTGTATTCAAAGGTATTGGTGTACCGGTTGTAACCGATTACGAGATCTGGAAAGACAACCCGGAGAAAGTATTCGGCGTGTCTAAATCCTGGGCTGACGAGAATCCGAACACACACCTGCGTGTCGTAAAAGCGATGATCCGTGCGGCGAAATGGCTGGATGACAACAACAACAGCAACCGTCCGGAAGCAGTGAAGATCCTCTCCCAGCCAAACTACGTCGGTGCCGATGAGAAAGTCATCGCTAACTCCATGACCGGTACCTTCGAGTATGAGAAAGGCGATAAGCGTGCAGTACCGGATTTCAACGTCTTCTTCCGCTACAACGCAACCTACCCTTACTACTCCGATGCGATCTGGTACCTGACTCAGATGCGTCGCTGGGGCCAGATTGCCGAGCCTAAATCTGACGACTGGTTTATGGATATTGCGAAGAAAGTATACCGTCCTGACATCTACGCTGAAGCAGCAAAAGAGCTGATCGCAGAGGGTAAGATGAGCGCCGATATGTTCCCGGACTTCAACACTGAAGATGGATTCCGTGAGCCACAGACCCACTTTATCGACGGCATCACCTATGACGGTAAACAGCCAAACGCCTATCTGAAAAAATTCCAGATCGGTCTGAAACCTGAACAGAAAATTTAA
- a CDS encoding ABC transporter permease, translated as MSNATLLSGLSGLFENPKANLGNLAKCLLVPLIGLIAFLFVWEIGAKNINTSLGAFPGPVAVYEQTVNLINEHNAARDKEAAFYERQEKRNAKKLEKNPDAEVKIRPYTGAPTFFDQIGTSLITVLSGFVMASLIAIPAGIVIGLNNTLYSAFNPLIQLFKPVSPLAWLPLVTMVVSAVYVSDDPMFAKSFITSLITVSLCSLWPTLLNTAVGVSGISKDLQNVSQVLRLNWFTHVRKIVLPASIPMMFTGLRLSLGIAWMVLIAAEMLAQNPGLGKFVWDEFQNGSSSSLGRIMVAVLVIGMIGFMLDRSMLFLQRKVSWDKTAVLR; from the coding sequence ATGAGTAATGCAACTCTACTATCCGGCCTCAGCGGCCTCTTCGAGAACCCCAAAGCCAATCTGGGCAATCTGGCAAAATGCCTGCTGGTACCTCTGATTGGCCTGATCGCTTTTCTCTTTGTCTGGGAGATTGGTGCCAAAAATATCAACACCTCACTGGGTGCCTTCCCCGGCCCGGTTGCGGTATACGAACAGACAGTCAACCTGATCAACGAACATAACGCTGCACGGGATAAAGAAGCCGCGTTTTATGAGCGTCAGGAAAAACGTAACGCCAAGAAACTGGAAAAGAACCCGGATGCTGAGGTGAAAATCCGCCCTTATACCGGTGCTCCCACCTTTTTCGACCAGATCGGTACCAGTCTGATCACCGTACTCAGCGGGTTTGTGATGGCTTCTCTGATCGCCATTCCGGCAGGTATTGTTATCGGTCTGAATAACACCCTGTACTCGGCATTTAACCCGTTGATCCAGCTCTTCAAGCCGGTGTCACCGCTGGCCTGGCTGCCACTGGTGACCATGGTGGTGAGTGCGGTCTACGTCAGCGATGATCCGATGTTCGCTAAATCCTTTATCACCTCGCTGATCACCGTTTCTCTGTGCAGCCTGTGGCCCACCCTGCTTAACACCGCCGTGGGCGTATCCGGCATCAGTAAAGATCTGCAGAACGTCTCTCAGGTCCTGCGCCTGAACTGGTTCACCCATGTACGCAAAATTGTACTGCCGGCCTCCATTCCGATGATGTTTACCGGCCTGCGTCTGTCGCTGGGTATCGCCTGGATGGTACTGATCGCCGCCGAAATGCTGGCGCAGAACCCCGGCCTCGGCAAATTTGTCTGGGATGAGTTCCAAAACGGCAGCTCCAGCTCACTCGGCCGGATTATGGTAGCCGTACTGGTAATCGGCATGATCGGTTTCATGCTCGACCGCAGCATGTTGTTCCTGCAGCGGAAAGTATCCTGGGATAAAACCGCCGTACTTCGCTAA
- a CDS encoding CmpA/NrtA family ABC transporter substrate-binding protein — MTATQLPEKRDLSLGFVALLDCAPLVVAREKGFFQQQGLNVILQKESSWASIRDKVSFGLLDGAQMLAPMPLAATLGLNGNPTPMLTALTLSQNGTAITLSKELYVSLTQQVENWQDDKELGRQFKQLLAGLSRKPVIATVYPYSNHHYQLRYWLNQHQIDTGKDIELVAVPPTKMLDNLASGLIDGYCVGEPWNSLALIRQTGGLLTTGYQIWGPHMEKVLGVTQSWADNHPHTHQALVRAIYNACQWCADPANQTEMLQLLALPPYLDKAAEALEGFSPPCVMGQRFAGTDVNQPDRKQGEFLLLQMQACSQLKETEQDLAGIAAQVFRSDLYTQWCD, encoded by the coding sequence ATGACGGCAACACAGCTACCGGAAAAACGCGATCTGAGCCTTGGCTTTGTCGCGCTGCTGGACTGCGCTCCCCTGGTGGTGGCAAGGGAGAAAGGCTTTTTCCAGCAACAGGGTCTGAATGTGATTCTGCAAAAAGAAAGTTCCTGGGCTTCGATCCGCGACAAGGTCAGCTTTGGCCTGCTCGATGGTGCTCAGATGCTGGCACCCATGCCCCTGGCCGCGACACTGGGACTGAATGGTAACCCTACACCAATGCTCACCGCCCTGACCCTGAGTCAGAACGGCACAGCAATCACCCTCTCGAAAGAGCTGTACGTCAGCCTGACCCAGCAGGTTGAGAACTGGCAGGATGATAAGGAACTGGGACGTCAGTTTAAGCAACTGCTGGCCGGGCTGAGCCGGAAACCGGTGATCGCCACTGTCTACCCCTACTCCAACCACCATTACCAGTTACGCTACTGGCTGAATCAGCATCAGATCGACACCGGCAAAGATATTGAACTGGTCGCGGTGCCGCCCACCAAAATGCTGGACAATCTGGCCAGCGGTCTGATTGACGGTTACTGCGTGGGCGAGCCCTGGAACAGTCTGGCGCTGATCCGCCAGACCGGCGGTTTACTGACCACCGGCTACCAGATCTGGGGGCCTCATATGGAGAAAGTACTGGGTGTCACCCAAAGCTGGGCTGACAACCACCCGCACACCCATCAGGCGCTGGTCAGGGCAATCTACAATGCCTGTCAGTGGTGTGCCGATCCGGCTAATCAGACCGAAATGTTGCAACTGCTGGCGCTGCCGCCCTATCTGGATAAAGCAGCCGAAGCGCTGGAAGGGTTCAGCCCTCCCTGTGTCATGGGACAGCGTTTCGCCGGAACCGACGTTAACCAGCCCGACCGGAAACAGGGTGAGTTCCTGCTGCTGCAGATGCAGGCCTGTTCGCAGTTGAAAGAAACCGAACAGGATCTGGCCGGAATAGCTGCGCAGGTTTTCCGCAGCGACCTTTATACACAGTGGTGCGACTGA
- a CDS encoding ANTAR domain-containing response regulator — MSNLKRLNVLLVDDEPERVNALKQALHQLGHHVVCQLPDTTDLNQYVGDFHPDIVIIDMDSPDRDTMESMATMSQNNPRPIVFFAEQQNDRRTMADAINAGVSAYIADGLQPDRVRAIMDTAIAHFDAHSALREELEKTRTQLADRKIIEKAKGMLMKHQGCDEDQAYKTLRKLAMDRGQKLPDVAASVVDVLSLSNGLSK; from the coding sequence ATGAGTAATTTAAAACGCCTCAATGTGCTGCTGGTCGATGATGAACCGGAACGGGTTAACGCGCTGAAACAAGCGCTGCACCAACTGGGTCATCACGTTGTCTGCCAGTTGCCCGACACTACGGACCTGAATCAATACGTCGGTGATTTCCACCCGGATATCGTGATTATTGATATGGACTCCCCGGATCGCGACACCATGGAAAGTATGGCCACCATGAGCCAGAACAATCCACGACCGATCGTGTTCTTTGCCGAACAACAGAATGACCGCCGGACAATGGCCGATGCGATTAATGCCGGTGTCAGTGCTTATATAGCCGACGGCCTGCAACCCGACAGGGTGCGGGCAATTATGGATACAGCGATCGCCCATTTTGACGCGCACTCCGCACTGCGCGAAGAGCTGGAAAAAACACGGACTCAGCTCGCGGATCGCAAGATCATAGAAAAAGCCAAGGGAATGCTGATGAAACATCAGGGTTGTGATGAAGACCAGGCCTACAAAACCCTGCGCAAGCTGGCCATGGACCGGGGGCAGAAGCTTCCGGACGTGGCCGCCAGCGTAGTGGACGTTCTGAGTCTGAGCAACGGCCTGAGCAAGTAG
- a CDS encoding ABC transporter ATP-binding protein: protein MAQPPKHLELTGVDIDFPTPNGPFKALQDVNLTINKGEFVSLIGHSGCGKSTVLNIVAGLYQATKGGCLLDGKEVNEPGPERAVVFQNHSLLPWLTAYENVELAVKQVFGRSKSKAEVKEWIEHNLSLVHMDHAMHKRPDEISGGMKQRVGIARALAMEPSVLLMDEPFGALDALTRAHLQDSLMEIQKDLNNTVIMITHDVDEAVLLSDRIVMMTNGPAATVGEILDIELPRPRDRIALADDPQYNHYRHEVLTFLYEKQRKPDEADQPAKAEEKKPEAVKETPATDSQEQAA from the coding sequence ATGGCACAGCCTCCAAAGCACCTAGAACTGACCGGGGTTGATATCGACTTTCCAACCCCAAATGGCCCTTTTAAAGCCCTGCAGGATGTTAATCTGACCATCAACAAGGGTGAGTTCGTCTCTCTGATCGGCCACTCCGGTTGCGGTAAATCCACCGTACTGAACATTGTTGCCGGCCTCTACCAGGCCACCAAAGGCGGCTGTCTGCTGGACGGTAAAGAGGTTAATGAACCCGGCCCCGAGCGCGCCGTGGTTTTTCAGAACCACTCGCTACTGCCCTGGCTGACCGCGTATGAAAACGTTGAGCTGGCCGTTAAGCAGGTGTTTGGCCGCAGCAAATCCAAAGCTGAAGTGAAAGAGTGGATTGAACACAACCTGTCACTGGTGCACATGGACCACGCCATGCACAAACGTCCGGATGAAATCTCCGGCGGTATGAAGCAGCGCGTCGGTATCGCCCGTGCTCTGGCAATGGAACCCAGCGTACTGCTGATGGACGAACCTTTCGGCGCACTGGATGCCCTGACCCGGGCGCATCTGCAGGACTCACTGATGGAGATCCAGAAAGACCTCAACAACACCGTGATCATGATCACCCACGATGTGGATGAAGCAGTACTGCTCTCCGATCGGATTGTGATGATGACCAACGGCCCGGCGGCAACCGTCGGCGAGATTCTGGATATTGAACTTCCCCGCCCGCGAGACCGTATCGCCCTGGCGGACGATCCACAGTACAACCACTACCGACATGAAGTGCTGACCTTCCTTTACGAAAAACAGCGCAAGCCGGACGAGGCTGATCAGCCTGCTAAGGCGGAAGAAAAAAAGCCTGAAGCGGTTAAAGAAACCCCTGCTACCGATAGTCAGGAACAAGCAGCCTGA
- a CDS encoding NarK family nitrate/nitrite MFS transporter has translation MSHSDKLNLFSFSGKMKILHMSWIAFFITFFVWFNHAPLLGSIAESLGLSKAEVKTLLILNVALTIPARIIIGMLTDKYGPRITYAALLFIASFPCFLFALSTDFAQAAISRFLLGFIGAGFVIGIRMVSEWFPANELGTAEGIYGGWGNFGSAAGAMLLPTLALIFGGENGWRYAVGLTGALSLVFSVIWYKNVSDTPKGSTYFKPKKIGGMEVTSRADFYFLLIMKLPMYAALSLLTWKLSPAGVSILSDAAAVMIYIALALIFIYDCYSAYRVNKEIFTTPVPEVEQYKFKQVAVLNVLYFATFGSELAVVSMLPLFFAEVFELDMVYAGLLASAYAFMNLMSRPGGGWISDRCGRKKTLLILTAGLAAGYATMSMIDSSWPLFLAVAAAMACSFFVQAGEGAVFAVVPLIKRRLTGQIAGMTGAYGNVGAVFYLTVLSMVDYSTFFTVIAATAVLGFVTLLFLEEPKGHMAEVNEDGTVELIKVS, from the coding sequence ATGAGTCACAGCGATAAGCTGAATCTGTTCTCATTCAGCGGCAAAATGAAGATCCTGCACATGAGCTGGATCGCCTTCTTCATCACATTCTTTGTCTGGTTCAACCACGCCCCCCTGCTCGGCTCGATTGCCGAATCGCTGGGCCTGAGCAAAGCCGAAGTCAAAACCCTGCTGATCCTCAACGTAGCGCTGACCATTCCGGCGCGCATCATTATAGGTATGCTGACTGATAAGTACGGGCCGCGGATCACCTACGCCGCGTTGCTGTTTATCGCCAGTTTTCCCTGCTTTTTGTTTGCCCTCTCCACCGACTTTGCCCAGGCAGCCATATCCCGCTTCCTGCTGGGCTTTATCGGAGCCGGTTTTGTGATTGGTATCCGTATGGTCAGCGAGTGGTTCCCGGCTAACGAACTGGGTACTGCAGAAGGCATCTACGGTGGCTGGGGCAACTTTGGTTCGGCAGCCGGCGCCATGCTGCTGCCAACCCTGGCCCTGATTTTTGGCGGTGAAAATGGCTGGCGTTATGCCGTGGGCCTGACCGGCGCACTGAGTCTGGTATTCAGTGTCATCTGGTACAAAAATGTCTCCGATACGCCTAAAGGCTCCACCTACTTCAAGCCGAAGAAGATCGGCGGTATGGAAGTGACCAGCCGTGCCGATTTCTACTTCCTTCTGATCATGAAACTACCGATGTACGCGGCCCTTTCTCTGCTCACCTGGAAGCTCTCACCGGCAGGCGTTTCAATCCTGTCTGACGCGGCGGCAGTAATGATCTACATTGCCCTGGCTCTGATCTTTATTTACGACTGCTACAGCGCCTACCGGGTCAATAAAGAAATTTTCACAACCCCGGTGCCCGAGGTAGAGCAGTACAAGTTCAAGCAGGTGGCCGTACTCAACGTGCTCTATTTTGCAACCTTCGGTTCTGAACTGGCAGTGGTTTCAATGCTGCCACTGTTCTTCGCCGAAGTATTTGAACTGGACATGGTTTATGCAGGCCTGCTGGCCTCGGCCTATGCCTTTATGAACCTGATGTCACGCCCCGGTGGCGGCTGGATCAGCGACCGCTGCGGACGCAAGAAAACCCTGCTGATTCTGACTGCCGGTCTGGCAGCCGGTTATGCCACGATGTCAATGATCGACAGTAGCTGGCCGCTGTTTCTGGCAGTGGCCGCCGCGATGGCCTGCTCTTTCTTTGTGCAGGCCGGTGAAGGTGCCGTGTTTGCAGTAGTACCGCTGATCAAACGTCGCCTTACCGGGCAGATTGCCGGCATGACCGGTGCCTACGGTAACGTTGGCGCGGTCTTCTATCTGACTGTGCTGTCCATGGTAGACTACTCAACATTCTTTACCGTGATCGCAGCCACTGCAGTACTTGGCTTTGTTACCCTGCTGTTCCTTGAGGAACCTAAAGGTCATATGGCTGAAGTTAACGAAGATGGCACCGTCGAGCTGATCAAGGTCAGTTGA